From the genome of Macaca thibetana thibetana isolate TM-01 chromosome 8, ASM2454274v1, whole genome shotgun sequence:
CCACCCCTGGGCTCGCGCAGCCTGACAGGTGTGTCCTTGTGTCTAGGGTTTTGCCTTCGTGGAGTATGAGGTCCCTGAAGCTGCACAGCTGGCCTTGGAGCAGATGAACTCGGTGATGCTGGGGGGCAGGAATATCAAGGTGAGGCGGGGAGCCAAGGCCTTGATCCCACAGGCGTGCAGGGCTGCCCCTCCATAGAAGTCTTTTGTGGCCGGGCCTGGGTTGACAGGTCTCTCCATCTCACCCACTCTTCCCCAGGTGGGCAGACCCAGCAACATAGGGCAGGCTCAGCCCATCATAGACCAGCTGGCTGAGGAGGCACGGGCCTTCAACCGCATCTACGTGGCCTCTGTGCACCAGGACCTCTCAGACGATGACATTAAGAGTGTGTTTGAGGCCTTTGGCAAGATCAAGTCTTGCACACTGGCCCGGGACCCCACAACTGGCAAGCACAAGGGCTATGGCTTCATTGGTGAGCTGGGGCGGCTGAGGCGGGATGGGGGCCAcctgaggctggggctggcccTGCTCACTGCTGCTACTGCCCACAGAGTACGAGAAGGCCCAGTCGTCCCAAGATGCTGTGTCCTCCATGAACCTCTTTGATCTCGGTGGCCAGTACTTGCGGGTGGGCAAGGCCGTCACACCGCCCATGCCCCTACTCACACCGGCCACGCCTGGAGGCCTCCCACCTGCCGCTGCTGTGGCAGCTGCTGCAGCCACTGCCAAGATCACAGCTCAGGTGAGGGCCCACACATCTGTGTCAGCTTGAGGGTGGGCGGGCCGGGCCCTGATTCCTTGGAGACTGATTCAAGGTGGTCTTGAGTAGCCAGACCAGGGACTGAGCATGGTGACCTTTTGGGTTGCAGGAAGCAGTGGCCGGAGCAGCAGTGTTGGGTACCCTGGGCACACCTGGACTGGTGTCCCCAGCACTGACCCTGGCCCAGCCCCTGGGGACTTTGCCCCAGGCTGTCATGGCTGCCCAGGCACCTGGAGTCATCACAGGTGAGTCCAAGTGGTACCAGATCCTTTCCTCTCCTGTCCTGGCATCTCTAGGCTCGCTGCCCTCAGCTGCCTGGCCCTGTTGGTCTGGCCGCAACCCTCTGAGCCCAGGGCAGGCCATGGCTGGTCAGTTCTGTGCCTTTCTGGGAAGGAGGGTGGTAGGGAGTGACTGATGGACCTGAGTGGTTTTCCTGCAGGTGTGACCCCAGCCCGTCCTCCTATTCCGGTCACCATCCCCTCAGTGGGAGTGGTGAACCCCATCCTGGCCAGCCCTCCGACGCTGGGTCTCCTGGAGcccaagaaggagaaggaagaagaggagttgTTTCCCGAGTCAGAGCGGCCAGAGATGCTGAGCGAGCAGGAGCACATGAGCATCTCGGGCAGCAGCGCCCGCCACATGGTGATGCAGAAGCTGCTCCGCAAACAGGAGGTAGGCAGAGGGGTGGGATGGTGGCCagcggggaggtgggggaggtagGGGGCAGGGCCGCAGCACTCAGCTGTCTCCCCTCGCCCCGGCCCCACAGTCCACAGTGATGGTTCTGCGCAACATGGTGGACCCCAAGGACATCGATGATGACCTGGAAGGGGAGGTGACAGAGGAGTGTGGCAAGTTCGGGGCCGTGAACCGCGTCATCATCTACCAAGAGAAACAAGGCGAGGAGGAAGATGCGGAAATCATTGTCAAGATCTTTGTAGAGTTTTCCATAGCCTCCGAGACTCATAAGGCCATCCAGGCCCTCAATGGGCGCTGGTTTGCTGGCCGCAAGGTGGTGGCTGAAGTGTACGACCAGGAGCGTTTTGATAACAGTGACCTCTCTGCGTGACATTGGCCCCTCTCCCCGGACTTGCACTTGTTCCTTGTTTCCTCTGGGTTTTATAGTGATACAGTGGTGTCCCCGGGGCCAGgcgcactgtgcccagcccggcCTATAGTGCGGATAAAGGTGCGGATGCTGCTGGCCCTGAACGTCCGTGTGTCTGCCATCGGTCCTGTCACCCATCCTGGGTGTGTGTCCTTAGGGCGTCTAGGGCGAGGGGGCCGGAGTGGGGGTGGTCTCTGGACCTGCTTCGTGGAAGCAGGCGGGGCCCGCCGTAGGGCGAGACCTGGGCAGGGGGTTGGCTCCCTGGGCTCCGTCCCGCGGGTGGCGGCAGCTAGGTGGGCGGGGCTGCCTGGGGCGCCGGGCGCTCGGGCGCGGGCTCGCAGCCGTCCCCGCAGGGTGGTGCTGACAGAAGGGGGACACCGCGACCCGCCGGACAGCGCGCGCTGCCAGTGTGCTTTTGTGCCGTAAAGTCGGTCGTCCAAGGCGAGGGAGCGGGCGGGCGGGCGTGGTCGCTTCCCGGGAGGAGGCCGCGCATTGAGATTCGTGGCCAGGGGTCGGCTGTAAACGGCTGCGGAGGGCGCGGCCGCTCGTGGACTGTAATTCCCGCAATCCCACGCGCGGGGCGGGCCCGGTTTCCCGGCAGGCTTTGCGCGGGGCAGCTACGGGTCCTCGGAGGCGACCGCGCGGGGCCTTCTGGGGGCCGCAGTCCGGGCGTACTGGGCGGCGAGGGCCGGACTCGGCTTCCCGACGGGCTGCGCGGCGGCTGGGTGGGTGTCGGCGGGGCAGTCCGGCGGGCAGCGGCGGTTCCGGTGCGGCACAGCGGGCGGACGAGCGAGGGGGACGAGCTGAGCGGGACCAAGCGGGATgcggagccgccgccgccgcttccCCCGCCTCCTGAGAGTGTGAGACCCGCCGGGCCGCGCCCCCTGCCCAGGCCCGCAGTCCGAGCATTCCGAGCGCGGGCCGGGCCCAGCGCCGGCCGCGGCCGCGTCCCCGTCCAGTCTCCGGCGGCCCGCCCCCTGCCTGCGCCCCCTCCCCATGCGCGGCGCCCATGCGGACTGAGCCCCGCCCCCCGGCCCCGAGCCCGCCGAGCGCCGCCGCCGGAGCCCGCGCCGCCCACCCGCACCATGCTCAAGTGCATCCCGCTGTGGCGCTGCAACCGGCACGTGGAGTCGGTGGACAAGCGGCACTGCTCGCTGCAGGCCGTACCCGAGGAGATCTACCGCTACAGCCGCAGCCTGGAGGAGCTGCTGCTCGACGCCAATCAGCTGCGCGAGCTGCCCAAGGTGAGCGGCTGCCCGCACCTGCCGCCCAAAGGCGCGTCCCCAGCCCCTGGTTCCGCCGGTGGCAGAATCTGCCCGGGCGAGCCACCGCAGCCTCCAGCCGGCCCTGCTGGTTTGCACTGGCCAGGTCTCCACCCCAGCCAGCCCCACCCTCCTCTCCCAGCCGCCCTGGCTGGCACAGGTGGCAGCGGTCATCAGGTGCTTGCCTGGGGATAGTGATTGTCACCGCGCCTGGAGGAGGAGCCTGAAAATGAAAACCATAGGGATTCGGGGAGGTCGATGGGATTAGGGTGGAACTTGGATTCAGGTGACTGATGAGTACTACTTGTTGGGCTGTTCTGGAGATGGGGTCCAggcctcctctccttttcttcctgggtGCAGGGGTGAGTGGGGGAGCCCTCCTGATGTGGCCTTTGCAGTCGGATCTGCTCGCTGTCCCTCTCTCTTTGTCCTTGCTTCTCATGGTCAGTTGCTGTCCTAAGGTTTTTCCAATTAAGGAGGTGGAAACACAGATTAAGAAGTATCtgttttctggagatggagtgcTGAGTGGCCAATACCTAGGAGTTGGGTGTCCCAAAGAATGTGACCCTGTTCTGGCCCTGGCAGTGACAGCACGGTTCTCCGTGGCCACCTGCAGGCTTTGCACATAGCACCATGCCTGTGGTACTTTGCTGTTTTTGTTAACGTTTTTGGGGGGAGCATTTGCTGAGTTCTTACTGCAGAACCACGCCAAGCTTGTTATTGGGATGCAGTAGCAGAGACCAGTGTGAGCCCCTGGAGGGTGGCAGAAGTGGTTCGGGGCCTGGGTAGGCCGAGATAAGACACAGTGCAGGGGATTGGAGTTTTGTCTGGTCACCAGCAGGTGTCTTCTCAGAGCAGAGGCTGGTGTGAAGAGTGGAGGGAGGTGGACACAGTGGGCATGTGCACCGtgtgtttctttgcttttcttgccACAAACGGGGTGTCATGGTTAGACCCCAAGATCCTGTGTGACCTGGAGCAGGCAGAGGCCTAGGGACCCTTGGCTTGTGATATCCACGTGTCCAGGAGCTCTTCTCTGCTCTGGAGTGGCCTCTGCCACAGAGTCCGTGTCCTCCCTGCCCACAGCCCTTTTTCCGGCTGCTGAACTTGCGCAAGCTGGGCCTGAGCGACAACGAGATCCAGCGGTTACCTCCCGAGGTGGCCAACTTCATGCAGCTGGTGGAGCTGGACGTGTCCCGGAATGGTGGGGAgcctgggcaggggctgggtggAGTCTGGGGAGTGTCTGCTGGGGCTGCAGACATCCTACAGGCCATGGCATCTGTCCACTGTGATCCTCTGTAATAGATATCCCTGAGATCCCAGAGAGCATCAAGTTCTGCAAGGCTCTGGAGATCGCGGACTTCAGCGGGAACCCCCTTTCCAGGTGGGTGGCAGCCTGTGGTGGGGTCGGTAGGGGCTGTGGATCCCACAGCCGTGGTCTGGTTGTCCGACAGCTTCTGCTTCCTCCCATCCAGGCTCCCCGATGGCTTCACTCAGCTGCGCAGCCTGGCTCACCTGGCCCTGAATGATGTGTCCTTGCAGGCACTGCCCGGGGACGTGGGCAAGTGAGTGCCCTCGCACGTGGAGTCAGGGTGGGATGGGGGGCTTGGATtggccctgcccctgccaccGCTGCCTGCcttcctcgtgcctcagcccttGGTCTCTCTTTTAGCCTCGCCAACCTGGTGACCCTGGAGCTCCGGGAGAACCTGCTCAAGTCCCTGCCAGCGTGAGTGTGACGGGCATTCTCCCAACGGCCAGGGCAGGGCTACAGCCTAGGGACCAGAGCTGCatggccccacccccaccttgcTTTCTCTGCAGGTCCCTGTCTTTTCTGGTCAAGCTGGAACAGCTGGATCTGGGAGGCAACGACCTGGAAGTGCTGGTGCGCAGAGGCCTGACAGGGCGGAGACCGGAGGGCGGGCCAGGAGAAGCAAGGGCAAAGAAAGGGGGACAGCGAGCAGATCCAACAGCAAGGGGCACATCAGGAGGGCAGGCGGGGGGAGCTGGGCGTGGGGCCATGTAGTCTCCTGGGCATGGCACAGCAGGAGGCCCTGCCCCGCGGTCACTATTCTCTCTGTTCCCTCTTGCAGCCAGACACTCTGGGGGCTCTGCCTAATCTTCGGGAGCTGTGGCTTGACCGGAACCAGTTGTCAGCACTGCCCCCGGTGAGTCAGGGTGGGGCTGGCCCCCTGCTTCGCGCCCATCCGCACTCTGACTCTCCACCTGCCTGCAGGAGCTTGGGAACCTGCGGCGTCTGGTGTGCCTGGACGTGTCGGAAAACCGGCTGGAGGAGCTGCCTGCTGAGCTTGGCGGGCTGGTGCTGCTCACTGACCTGCTGCTGTCCCAGAACCTGCTGCGGCGGCTGCCCGATGGCATCGGTTAGTGCGCCTGGGGGTGCCCGGGTGGGGCGCACCGAGCCTGGCCCTGGGAGGAGCATGAGGCGTCGGGGCCTTGTGTGGCATGGAACACGGGAGGATCCTGAGTCTGCCCAGGCTCTGGGAGCTGTGcctgaggaggggaggggaggtgggaccCTGGGGCAGCCCCGAAGGCTGAGGAGGCAGCTGGTGGTGCTGGAG
Proteins encoded in this window:
- the PUF60 gene encoding poly(U)-binding-splicing factor PUF60 isoform X1, with the protein product MATATIALQVNGQQGGGSEPAAAAAAVVAAGDKWKPPQGTDSIKMENGQSTAAKLGLPPLTPEQQEALQKAKKYAMEQSIKSVLVKQTIAHQQQQLTNLQMAAVTMGFGDPLSPLQSMAAQRQRALAIMCRVYVGSIYYELGEDTIRQAFAPFGPIKSIDMSWDSVTMKHKGFAFVEYEVPEAAQLALEQMNSVMLGGRNIKVGRPSNIGQAQPIIDQLAEEARAFNRIYVASVHQDLSDDDIKSVFEAFGKIKSCTLARDPTTGKHKGYGFIEYEKAQSSQDAVSSMNLFDLGGQYLRVGKAVTPPMPLLTPATPGGLPPAAAVAAAAATAKITAQEAVAGAAVLGTLGTPGLVSPALTLAQPLGTLPQAVMAAQAPGVITGVTPARPPIPVTIPSVGVVNPILASPPTLGLLEPKKEKEEEELFPESERPEMLSEQEHMSISGSSARHMVMQKLLRKQESTVMVLRNMVDPKDIDDDLEGEVTEECGKFGAVNRVIIYQEKQGEEEDAEIIVKIFVEFSIASETHKAIQALNGRWFAGRKVVAEVYDQERFDNSDLSA
- the PUF60 gene encoding poly(U)-binding-splicing factor PUF60 isoform X3, with the translated sequence MATATIALQVNGQQGGGSEPAAAAAAVVAAGDKWKPPQGTDSIKMENGQSTAAKLGLPPLTPEQQEALQKAKKYAMEQSIKSVLVKQTIAHQQQQLTNLQMAAQRQRALAIMCRVYVGSIYYELGEDTIRQAFAPFGPIKSIDMSWDSVTMKHKGFAFVEYEVPEAAQLALEQMNSVMLGGRNIKVGRPSNIGQAQPIIDQLAEEARAFNRIYVASVHQDLSDDDIKSVFEAFGKIKSCTLARDPTTGKHKGYGFIEYEKAQSSQDAVSSMNLFDLGGQYLRVGKAVTPPMPLLTPATPGGLPPAAAVAAAAATAKITAQEAVAGAAVLGTLGTPGLVSPALTLAQPLGTLPQAVMAAQAPGVITGVTPARPPIPVTIPSVGVVNPILASPPTLGLLEPKKEKEEEELFPESERPEMLSEQEHMSISGSSARHMVMQKLLRKQESTVMVLRNMVDPKDIDDDLEGEVTEECGKFGAVNRVIIYQEKQGEEEDAEIIVKIFVEFSIASETHKAIQALNGRWFAGRKVVAEVYDQERFDNSDLSA
- the PUF60 gene encoding poly(U)-binding-splicing factor PUF60 isoform X2 — translated: MATATIALVNGQQGGGSEPAAAAAAVVAAGDKWKPPQGTDSIKMENGQSTAAKLGLPPLTPEQQEALQKAKKYAMEQSIKSVLVKQTIAHQQQQLTNLQMAAVTMGFGDPLSPLQSMAAQRQRALAIMCRVYVGSIYYELGEDTIRQAFAPFGPIKSIDMSWDSVTMKHKGFAFVEYEVPEAAQLALEQMNSVMLGGRNIKVGRPSNIGQAQPIIDQLAEEARAFNRIYVASVHQDLSDDDIKSVFEAFGKIKSCTLARDPTTGKHKGYGFIEYEKAQSSQDAVSSMNLFDLGGQYLRVGKAVTPPMPLLTPATPGGLPPAAAVAAAAATAKITAQEAVAGAAVLGTLGTPGLVSPALTLAQPLGTLPQAVMAAQAPGVITGVTPARPPIPVTIPSVGVVNPILASPPTLGLLEPKKEKEEEELFPESERPEMLSEQEHMSISGSSARHMVMQKLLRKQESTVMVLRNMVDPKDIDDDLEGEVTEECGKFGAVNRVIIYQEKQGEEEDAEIIVKIFVEFSIASETHKAIQALNGRWFAGRKVVAEVYDQERFDNSDLSA
- the PUF60 gene encoding poly(U)-binding-splicing factor PUF60 isoform X4 → MATATIALVNGQQGGGSEPAAAAAAVVAAGDKWKPPQGTDSIKMENGQSTAAKLGLPPLTPEQQEALQKAKKYAMEQSIKSVLVKQTIAHQQQQLTNLQMAAQRQRALAIMCRVYVGSIYYELGEDTIRQAFAPFGPIKSIDMSWDSVTMKHKGFAFVEYEVPEAAQLALEQMNSVMLGGRNIKVGRPSNIGQAQPIIDQLAEEARAFNRIYVASVHQDLSDDDIKSVFEAFGKIKSCTLARDPTTGKHKGYGFIEYEKAQSSQDAVSSMNLFDLGGQYLRVGKAVTPPMPLLTPATPGGLPPAAAVAAAAATAKITAQEAVAGAAVLGTLGTPGLVSPALTLAQPLGTLPQAVMAAQAPGVITGVTPARPPIPVTIPSVGVVNPILASPPTLGLLEPKKEKEEEELFPESERPEMLSEQEHMSISGSSARHMVMQKLLRKQESTVMVLRNMVDPKDIDDDLEGEVTEECGKFGAVNRVIIYQEKQGEEEDAEIIVKIFVEFSIASETHKAIQALNGRWFAGRKVVAEVYDQERFDNSDLSA